A single genomic interval of Labeo rohita strain BAU-BD-2019 chromosome 13, IGBB_LRoh.1.0, whole genome shotgun sequence harbors:
- the tasp1 gene encoding threonine aspartase 1 isoform X2 — protein MENLENSTDCKETVSPLNNSGSILNSTVSHHDGKAMGFVLVHAGAGYHSESKAKEYKHVCKRACQRAVDRLRAGGLALEAVTAALIELEDSPFTNAGTGSNLNLSGEIECDASIMDGKSLNYGAVGALSGIKNPVLVARRLLSETQKGKLSAGRIPPCFLVGKGAEQWAISHGIPACPTEKMTTKFSLSGYKRNKRKMELAEQVETKRKRQSCGHENDFGCLEPVGDIMVEGEENNSACLDTVGAVVVDRDGNVAAAVSSGGLAMKHPGRVGQAAHYGCGCWAENARDVSLYSTAVSTSGSGEHLIRTMLARECSTAMQAENAHQALLEAMQNKFISSPFLAGEDCVLGGVIVLRCCTCGEAQRSEDIQALLVEFLWSHTTESMCVGYMSAQDSKPR, from the exons ATGGAAAATCTAGAAAACTCGACAGATTGCAAGGAGACTGTGTCTCCACTAAACAATTCAGGGTCTATACTGAACAGCACAGTCTCCCATCATGACGGCAAAGCTATGGGGTTTGTGCTGGTGCATGCAG GGGCAGGGTATCATTCAGAATCCAAAGCCAAGGAATACAAACATGTGTGCAAGAGAGCTTGCCAGAGA GCTGTGGACAGGCTCAGAGCTGGAGGATTGGCGCTGGAGGCCGTGACAGCAGCTCTTATAGAGCTAGAG GACTCCCCGTTCACCAATGCGGGTACCGGTTCCAACCTGAATCTCTCGGGTGAGATTGAGTGTGATGCCAGCATCATGGATGGGAAGTCCTTAAACTATGGAGCTGTTGGAGCCTTGAGTG GAATCAAGAACCCGGTGCTGGTAGCCAGAAGACTATTAAGTGAAACTCAGAAGGGGAAGCTATCAGCTGGCAGGATCCCTCCCTG TTTTTTAGTGGGCAAAGGAGCAGAACAGTGGGCCATCAGCCATGGTATCCCAGCGTGCCCTACAGAGAAGATGACCACCA AGTTCAGTTTGTCAGGCTACAAGAGGAACAAGAGGAAGATGGAGCTGGCGGAGCAGGTTGAGACGAAGAGGAAAAGACAATCGTGTGGACAT GAGAATGATTTTGGCTGCTTGGAGCCTGTGGGAGACATCATGGTGGAAGGTGAGGAGAATAACTCGGCCTGTCTGGACACGGTTGGTGCGGTCGTGGTGGATCGGGACGGGAATGTGGCGGCTGCGGTTTCCAGCGGAGGTCTGGCAATGAAGCACCCGGGTCGAGTGGGACAG GCTGCTCACTACGGTTGTGGCTGCTGGGCTGAAAACGCCCGTGACGTCAGCCTTTACTCTACAGCTGTGAGTACCTCAG GCTCTGGAGAGCATCTGATTCGCACCATGTTGGCCAGAGAGTGCTCTACTGCCATGCAGGCTGAAAATGCACACCAGGCCCTACTGGAGGCTATGCAAAACAAATTCATCA GTTCGCCGTTCCTGGCTGGCGAGGACTGTGTTCTGGGTGGGGTGATCGTTCTGAGGTGCTGCACATGTGGAGAAGCCCAGCGCTCTGAAGACATCCAGGCTTTGCTGG